A genomic window from Algoriphagus sp. Y33 includes:
- a CDS encoding succinate dehydrogenase cytochrome b subunit, translating into MSWVTKTLSSTIGRKLIMALTGLFLILFLTGHVSGNLLLFKNDGGEAFNIYAKFMTTNPAVKLLSWLTYISIIGHVIFSIWLTKRNKSARPVGYGVSTPPSTTFSSRNMGILGTIILIFIVVHMQSFWAQMHWGDLPVVNYDGEEYKDLFSIVTFAFQNELMVIGYVVAMAFLAFHLSHGFASAFQTLGLNHKKYSPAILVIGKIYCILVPILFASMPVYIYFTSQS; encoded by the coding sequence ATGAGCTGGGTTACAAAAACCTTGAGTAGCACAATAGGCAGGAAATTGATCATGGCACTGACCGGACTTTTCCTGATCCTGTTTTTGACAGGCCACGTTTCGGGTAATTTACTGTTGTTTAAGAATGATGGGGGTGAGGCATTTAATATTTATGCCAAGTTTATGACTACCAATCCAGCAGTAAAGCTTCTTTCTTGGCTGACGTACATTTCCATCATCGGACATGTGATTTTCTCTATCTGGCTTACTAAAAGAAATAAGTCAGCGCGTCCTGTAGGTTATGGTGTGTCTACACCTCCTTCTACCACTTTTTCTTCTCGCAATATGGGGATTTTGGGGACTATCATTTTGATTTTCATCGTGGTTCATATGCAGAGCTTTTGGGCTCAGATGCATTGGGGGGATCTTCCTGTAGTAAATTATGATGGAGAAGAGTACAAGGACCTGTTTAGCATAGTCACTTTTGCTTTTCAAAATGAACTGATGGTCATAGGCTATGTAGTAGCGATGGCATTCTTGGCATTTCACCTTTCCCATGGATTTGCAAGTGCATTTCAGACTTTGGGTCTGAACCACAAGAAATACTCTCCAGCCATTCTCGTGATCGGAAAAATCTATTGCATTCTGGTACCGATTCTATTCGCCAGCATGCCTGTTTACATCTATTTTACATCACAGAGCTAA
- a CDS encoding gliding motility-associated C-terminal domain-containing protein, translating to MKLKITLGLFLIFLVAGISEAWATHIRAGEITAERESPQSLVYIITVVGYTDTRSNVIFGPGEIDFGDGRVVEGLNTENEFELVESLGNLIEKNTFVIRHTFQGPGTYTIRFLEQNRNDKTLNMDNSVDTPFYVETTITIDPFIGVNNSPVLTIPPVDNGAVNVRYIHNPGAYDPDGDSLAYEMDVPKQQFQRPVNNYRSPASPEFSFSKEDGSTPATLTLDPITGDLIWDAPGTAGQFNVAFRINEYRKLNGKWELIGSVVRDMQIIIENSNNRRPELILPPDLCVEAGTKIEEIIQGQDPDGDPIKIEVFGEPVEIISSPATYSPETEFQPSPGIVNFDWQTVCNHVRAREYEVRVRITDQPSSGPALVDIKTWRIKVVGPSPVFDEIEQLPGRSVELNWDPYVCANSSNEMQIWRRINSDPYQPDSCETGIRAGYELIGTTNMQTLDFVDTNGGEGLAPGNTYCYRLVAAYPEPRLGESIVSDEICVTIDVDVPIITNVSVEETDPTEGEIFVKWTPPYDIDKVQFPGPYRYELLRSTGFTGNANRVSLGITSDTLFTDTGLNTLNTVYNYEVVLLDRNTKIDTSSKASSVWAEPTIINEAIELNWQFTVPWNNSISEYRHEVYRNRTDAAAADEDNFVKIAEVDVTTEGFSYLDDGSFNGAPLQKEIEYCYYVITKGSYNVAGLVYPLENKSQIICAKPDDNRLPCPPVLTFEGPECAAYVAEVPCNNTSYEHDLSWTPDVSGECDDELAGYKLYYTADGEDSQFELIAELSSLDLSTTIRNLTTYRGCYYITAIDRSGNESDASNIVCVENCPSYNLPNAFTPNGDGINETFMAFDNPYVQCPRFVLGVELFIVNRWGVEVFSYNSLETSENDIYIRWDGKDKSGNELPAGTYYYSGTVLFDMLDPAQKEQSLKGTIQLLK from the coding sequence ATGAAGCTGAAAATCACCCTGGGACTTTTTCTAATCTTTCTGGTTGCCGGAATTTCTGAGGCCTGGGCCACACACATTAGAGCAGGTGAAATAACTGCTGAGCGCGAATCTCCTCAGTCCTTAGTGTATATTATTACTGTGGTAGGCTACACGGACACAAGATCAAATGTAATCTTTGGGCCTGGTGAAATTGACTTTGGGGATGGACGAGTGGTGGAAGGATTGAATACTGAAAATGAGTTTGAGCTTGTAGAATCACTTGGCAATTTAATCGAAAAAAACACCTTCGTCATTAGACATACTTTTCAGGGACCCGGAACGTACACAATCCGTTTTCTGGAACAGAATCGAAACGACAAAACACTGAATATGGACAACTCAGTGGATACTCCTTTCTATGTGGAAACCACCATTACCATTGATCCATTTATAGGGGTAAACAACTCTCCTGTTCTGACGATTCCGCCAGTTGATAATGGTGCCGTAAATGTAAGATACATTCACAATCCGGGCGCATATGATCCCGATGGCGATAGTCTTGCCTACGAAATGGATGTGCCTAAGCAACAATTTCAACGCCCTGTAAACAACTACAGGAGTCCTGCGTCTCCGGAATTCAGCTTCAGCAAGGAAGATGGAAGTACACCTGCTACTTTGACTCTGGACCCGATCACAGGAGATTTGATTTGGGATGCACCGGGCACCGCGGGACAGTTTAACGTCGCTTTTAGAATCAATGAATATCGAAAGCTTAATGGTAAATGGGAGCTCATTGGCAGTGTGGTCCGCGATATGCAGATTATTATCGAAAATTCGAATAATAGGCGACCCGAATTAATTTTGCCGCCTGATCTCTGTGTAGAAGCGGGCACCAAAATAGAAGAAATCATCCAGGGACAAGATCCTGATGGTGACCCTATCAAAATAGAAGTATTTGGCGAGCCCGTTGAGATAATAAGTTCTCCAGCTACCTATTCCCCTGAAACTGAATTTCAACCTAGCCCCGGCATAGTCAATTTCGACTGGCAAACTGTCTGTAATCATGTACGCGCCAGAGAATATGAAGTGCGGGTAAGGATTACCGATCAGCCTAGTTCGGGCCCCGCCTTGGTAGATATCAAAACATGGAGAATCAAGGTAGTGGGTCCGTCCCCGGTTTTCGATGAAATAGAACAACTGCCAGGCAGGTCTGTTGAGCTAAACTGGGATCCTTATGTTTGTGCCAATTCCTCAAATGAAATGCAAATCTGGAGAAGAATTAATTCTGATCCTTATCAACCTGATAGCTGCGAAACAGGAATCAGGGCGGGTTATGAACTGATAGGAACTACCAACATGCAAACGCTGGATTTCGTCGATACGAATGGCGGAGAAGGCTTGGCTCCGGGCAACACCTATTGCTATAGACTGGTGGCCGCCTACCCTGAACCTAGACTTGGCGAAAGCATAGTCTCTGATGAGATTTGCGTCACCATAGATGTGGATGTACCTATCATCACCAATGTAAGTGTGGAGGAAACTGACCCTACTGAGGGCGAGATTTTTGTAAAATGGACTCCTCCATATGATATTGACAAAGTACAATTCCCCGGACCTTATAGGTATGAGTTGCTTAGAAGTACGGGTTTCACAGGAAATGCAAACCGGGTATCACTGGGAATTACTTCTGACACGCTATTCACCGATACAGGTCTGAATACTCTGAATACCGTGTACAATTATGAAGTGGTACTACTGGATAGAAACACTAAAATCGATACTTCTTCCAAAGCTTCTTCAGTCTGGGCAGAGCCTACAATTATCAATGAAGCAATTGAGCTGAATTGGCAATTCACTGTTCCTTGGAATAATTCAATCAGCGAATACAGGCATGAAGTTTATAGAAACAGAACTGATGCCGCCGCTGCTGATGAAGACAACTTTGTAAAAATAGCCGAGGTGGATGTTACCACAGAAGGATTTAGCTATTTGGACGATGGCAGCTTCAATGGCGCACCGCTCCAAAAAGAGATTGAATATTGCTATTACGTAATCACCAAAGGTTCCTACAACGTAGCAGGGCTCGTGTATCCACTGGAAAACAAATCTCAAATCATATGCGCCAAACCTGATGACAATCGCTTGCCATGCCCTCCCGTATTGACATTCGAAGGTCCTGAATGTGCCGCATATGTTGCTGAAGTCCCATGCAACAATACAAGCTACGAACATGACTTGAGCTGGACACCTGATGTATCAGGAGAATGCGATGATGAGCTTGCAGGATACAAGCTATACTATACCGCTGATGGCGAGGATAGCCAGTTTGAATTGATCGCAGAGCTTTCTTCGTTGGATCTGTCTACTACCATTCGCAATCTTACAACCTACCGTGGATGCTATTACATTACTGCCATTGACAGATCAGGCAACGAATCTGATGCAAGTAATATCGTCTGTGTAGAGAATTGCCCTAGCTACAATCTTCCCAATGCCTTTACTCCAAATGGTGATGGGATAAACGAGACCTTTATGGCCTTTGACAATCCTTATGTACAATGCCCGCGATTCGTCTTGGGAGTTGAGCTATTTATTGTTAATCGCTGGGGAGTGGAAGTATTCTCATACAACAGTCTCGAAACTTCTGAAAATGACATCTACATCCGATGGGATGGAAAAGATAAAAGTGGCAACGAATTGCCCGCAGGCACTTATTATTATTCCGGCACAGTATTATTTGACATGCTCGATCCTGCGCAGAAAGAACAAAGCTTAAAAGGCACGATCCAACTGCTCAAATGA
- a CDS encoding thiol-disulfide oxidoreductase DCC family protein, with protein MTQTKSIIFFDGVCNLCNASIDFVIRRDKKDHFLMGALQEGLSRKILSQFEVREDYLDSLVLLEKGKIYYKSTAALKIARNLTGLWPALYAFILLPKFFRDPIYNWIGSNRYRWFGKKSTCRLPSPAEKAKFLSAETLSQTAFKPVP; from the coding sequence ATGACCCAAACCAAATCCATCATTTTCTTTGATGGGGTTTGCAACCTCTGTAATGCTTCCATTGATTTTGTGATCCGAAGAGATAAAAAAGATCACTTCTTAATGGGGGCATTGCAAGAGGGTTTGAGCAGAAAAATCCTCTCCCAATTTGAAGTCAGAGAAGATTACCTCGACTCCCTTGTACTTTTGGAGAAAGGGAAGATCTACTACAAAAGCACTGCTGCGCTTAAAATAGCCAGAAATCTAACAGGGCTATGGCCTGCATTGTATGCTTTTATTCTCCTTCCAAAGTTCTTTAGAGATCCTATTTACAATTGGATAGGCAGTAATCGCTACCGCTGGTTTGGCAAGAAAAGTACCTGCCGTCTCCCTTCTCCAGCCGAAAAAGCAAAATTTCTTTCTGCAGAGACACTTTCCCAAACGGCATTCAAACCAGTTCCCTGA
- the fabD gene encoding ACP S-malonyltransferase produces the protein MKAFVFPGQGAQFPGMGKALYEENTQAKELFERANEILGFRITDIMFEGTAEELKQTNVTQPAVFLHSVILAKTTPNFAPDMVAGHSLGELSALVANGTLAFEDGLKLVYQRALAMQEACEINPSTMAAILGLADEKVEEICAGITDEVVVPANYNCPGQLVISGSNKGVQIACEKMKEAGAKRAVLLPVGGAFHSPLMEPAREKLQTAIEATAFHTPSCPVYQNVSTTAVTDVAEIKANLIAQLTAPVKWTQSVQNMVADGATEFVECGPGKVLQGLVKKIHPEAEVSGL, from the coding sequence ATGAAGGCATTTGTTTTTCCGGGCCAAGGCGCCCAGTTCCCAGGAATGGGAAAAGCACTTTATGAAGAAAATACCCAAGCAAAAGAATTATTTGAGCGGGCTAATGAAATCTTGGGATTCCGTATCACAGACATCATGTTTGAAGGAACCGCTGAGGAATTAAAGCAAACAAATGTAACTCAACCTGCTGTATTTCTTCATTCAGTTATCTTGGCTAAAACAACACCTAATTTCGCACCCGACATGGTCGCAGGCCACTCATTGGGTGAGCTTTCAGCCCTAGTTGCCAACGGCACCCTTGCTTTCGAAGATGGCCTTAAGCTGGTATATCAGCGAGCACTTGCCATGCAGGAAGCCTGTGAGATCAACCCGTCTACCATGGCTGCTATTTTGGGACTGGCAGATGAAAAAGTAGAAGAAATCTGTGCAGGAATCACCGATGAAGTTGTGGTACCCGCAAACTATAATTGCCCAGGCCAATTGGTGATTTCAGGTTCAAATAAAGGAGTGCAGATCGCATGCGAAAAGATGAAAGAAGCGGGCGCCAAACGGGCAGTACTGCTACCGGTGGGAGGTGCCTTCCACTCTCCCCTAATGGAACCTGCACGGGAAAAATTGCAGACAGCGATCGAGGCGACAGCTTTTCATACGCCTAGCTGTCCAGTTTATCAAAATGTAAGTACCACGGCGGTGACAGATGTAGCCGAAATCAAAGCCAATTTGATCGCACAACTCACTGCTCCGGTAAAATGGACTCAATCCGTGCAAAACATGGTGGCTGACGGGGCAACAGAATTTGTAGAATGCGGGCCTGGGAAAGTCCTCCAAGGCCTTGTCAAAAAAATCCATCCTGAAGCTGAAGTGTCAGGCCTATAA
- the folK gene encoding 2-amino-4-hydroxy-6-hydroxymethyldihydropteridine diphosphokinase, whose protein sequence is MFEKIVLILGGNKGDRISLLNSALKSISELGEVTKKSKIYETEAWGGVAKGPFLNQVVEIKTAYSPSEILAFIQQTEADLGRKRDEHWGDRTMDIDIIYFGTSIIDTPKLQIPHPFLAERKFVLVPLVEILPDYIHPATGKTNRQMLMECEDRSDVKGL, encoded by the coding sequence ATGTTTGAGAAGATAGTGTTGATATTAGGAGGAAATAAAGGAGACAGAATTTCATTGCTCAATTCCGCATTGAAATCTATTTCTGAATTGGGGGAAGTGACGAAAAAATCAAAGATTTATGAAACTGAAGCGTGGGGAGGAGTCGCTAAAGGGCCTTTTTTGAATCAGGTGGTGGAAATTAAAACTGCGTATTCTCCTAGCGAGATCTTGGCTTTTATCCAACAAACCGAAGCAGATCTTGGAAGAAAGAGGGATGAACATTGGGGGGATCGCACAATGGATATTGATATTATTTATTTTGGTACTAGTATAATTGATACTCCTAAACTTCAGATTCCCCATCCTTTTCTTGCGGAGAGGAAATTTGTTTTGGTTCCGTTGGTAGAGATTTTGCCCGATTATATTCATCCGGCTACGGGGAAAACCAACCGGCAGATGCTGATGGAATGTGAGGATAGGAGTGACGTGAAGGGACTGTAA
- the sppA gene encoding signal peptide peptidase SppA → MKFLGNVLAVIVGLFVFSILSVLLMFGLIGMLAATGNKEVTVSENTVLHLDLNGRTLVERTSEDDLDLSIFGNPFGQEFNAGLINLKKAIAEAKSNDNIKGIYLNTGLVFAGQASLLELREALVDFKTSGKFIVAYDEAYTEGGYFVASVADEIYLNPLGGIDFNGFSSEGVFFKGLFEKIGVKPEIFRVGEFKSAVEPFILEKNSPEARLQTQSFLDDMNQFALHGVSESRGIAYDSLKKINDLMLVRKPQDAVTYGLATDLLYFDQVLSKLKEKVGIDEDDDIKTINATDLTKVVKSKNITSSNRIAVIIAEGEIVGGKADGVISSEKFAKEIRKARKDDNIKAIVLRVNSPGGSVVASEVIWREMAEAKKAKPLYVSMGEVAASGGYYISAPADTIVAQPNTITGSIGIFGMMFNAQELLNDKLGITTDVVKTGELSDFMNVTRPLTEVERTIIQGTVEDGYETFISRVSEGRGMSAEAVKEVASGRVWTGNQAKERGLVDVLGGLNTTIELAAARIGASDDYRVIYYPTKKPWFETIMEDLGENVQIKLLKNELGSNYTIFKQVEKLKSYEGIQVRMPQDIIIK, encoded by the coding sequence ATGAAATTCTTGGGAAATGTGCTGGCGGTAATCGTCGGGCTTTTTGTTTTCAGCATACTTAGCGTGCTTCTTATGTTTGGCCTGATCGGTATGCTAGCCGCTACAGGAAACAAAGAAGTAACCGTAAGTGAGAATACCGTATTGCACTTGGATCTTAACGGTAGAACACTCGTGGAGCGTACTTCCGAGGATGATTTGGATCTTTCCATATTTGGAAACCCCTTCGGCCAAGAATTTAATGCGGGGCTTATCAACCTTAAAAAAGCAATTGCTGAAGCAAAAAGCAATGACAACATCAAAGGAATCTACCTAAATACCGGCTTAGTGTTCGCCGGACAGGCTAGCCTGCTTGAGCTTCGTGAAGCTTTAGTCGATTTCAAAACTTCAGGAAAATTTATTGTTGCTTACGACGAAGCCTATACTGAAGGCGGATATTTTGTCGCTTCGGTAGCGGATGAAATATATCTTAATCCCTTGGGAGGAATTGATTTTAACGGATTCTCCTCCGAAGGTGTGTTCTTCAAAGGCCTTTTCGAAAAAATAGGAGTGAAACCTGAAATTTTTAGGGTTGGGGAATTCAAATCCGCCGTCGAACCTTTTATCCTAGAGAAAAACAGCCCCGAGGCAAGATTGCAGACCCAGTCTTTTTTGGATGATATGAATCAGTTTGCTCTCCATGGCGTGTCGGAATCAAGAGGAATTGCTTATGATAGCTTGAAGAAAATCAATGATTTGATGTTGGTCCGCAAACCTCAAGATGCAGTGACATATGGCTTGGCTACGGATTTACTCTATTTTGACCAAGTGCTTTCCAAACTAAAAGAAAAAGTTGGCATCGATGAAGACGATGACATCAAAACAATCAATGCCACGGATCTAACTAAAGTAGTAAAATCCAAAAACATCACCTCTTCTAATAGGATTGCTGTAATCATAGCTGAAGGTGAGATCGTAGGTGGAAAGGCTGACGGCGTGATCAGTTCAGAAAAGTTTGCCAAGGAAATCCGAAAAGCCCGTAAAGACGACAATATCAAAGCGATCGTCCTTCGCGTGAATTCACCGGGAGGTTCTGTGGTAGCTTCGGAAGTCATCTGGAGAGAAATGGCTGAAGCCAAAAAGGCAAAGCCTCTATATGTATCAATGGGAGAGGTAGCAGCCTCCGGGGGATACTACATCTCTGCACCTGCAGACACTATCGTAGCTCAGCCCAATACCATCACAGGGTCAATCGGTATATTCGGAATGATGTTCAATGCGCAGGAATTATTAAATGACAAGCTTGGCATTACTACAGATGTGGTAAAAACAGGTGAGCTGTCCGACTTCATGAATGTAACCAGACCATTAACAGAAGTAGAGAGAACAATCATTCAAGGAACAGTGGAAGATGGCTATGAAACCTTTATATCCAGAGTCTCTGAGGGCAGGGGAATGTCTGCTGAAGCTGTAAAGGAAGTAGCATCCGGAAGAGTTTGGACAGGAAATCAAGCTAAAGAAAGAGGTTTGGTAGATGTCTTGGGAGGGCTGAATACCACCATTGAGCTTGCTGCAGCCAGAATCGGTGCCTCAGATGATTATCGTGTGATTTATTACCCTACCAAAAAGCCATGGTTCGAAACTATTATGGAAGACTTGGGGGAAAATGTTCAAATCAAACTACTCAAAAACGAATTAGGCTCAAACTACACGATTTTCAAGCAGGTCGAAAAATTAAAATCCTACGAGGGTATTCAAGTACGAATGCCTCAGGATATTATCATAAAATAA
- a CDS encoding flavin reductase family protein has product MKTFYPKDLSTLEFYGLLQGAVAPRPIAFVSSIDKAGNVNLSPFSFFNLFSSQPPILIFSPLRRMRDNTTKHTLDNVLEVPEVVIHVVHFGMVEQMSLASTEYEKGVNEFEKAGFTQVKSTEVKPPRIKEAHVAFECKVNEVKSLGDSGGAGNLVICEVLAAHVNEHVLDEAGVIDPRKLDAVARLGGNWYSRASGASLFEIPKPLRTMGMGVDRIPKGVRNSTILSGNNLGRLGNVAAFPSEATVAEFGLSQEIQEMKIRFQNDPDSMIDHLHLLAKEALDEDNVERAWLILLQGGFSE; this is encoded by the coding sequence ATGAAAACCTTTTATCCCAAAGACCTCTCTACGCTTGAATTTTATGGATTGCTGCAAGGAGCGGTGGCTCCGAGGCCAATTGCATTTGTAAGTTCAATCGACAAAGCTGGCAATGTAAATCTAAGTCCTTTCAGTTTTTTCAATTTGTTCAGTTCCCAGCCTCCTATATTGATTTTTTCTCCACTCAGGCGAATGCGTGATAATACCACTAAGCATACGCTGGACAATGTGCTGGAAGTTCCTGAAGTGGTTATTCACGTGGTGCACTTTGGCATGGTGGAGCAGATGTCGTTGGCTAGTACGGAATATGAAAAAGGTGTGAATGAATTTGAAAAAGCAGGATTTACCCAAGTAAAATCAACAGAAGTGAAGCCTCCCCGAATCAAAGAAGCTCATGTGGCCTTTGAATGTAAGGTGAATGAGGTGAAATCGCTGGGAGATAGTGGAGGAGCCGGAAACTTGGTGATTTGTGAGGTTTTGGCAGCGCATGTGAATGAACATGTTCTGGATGAAGCTGGCGTGATCGATCCTAGGAAATTGGACGCAGTAGCCAGATTAGGAGGCAATTGGTATAGTCGTGCCAGTGGGGCATCTCTTTTTGAGATTCCTAAGCCTCTGCGTACAATGGGTATGGGGGTAGACCGGATTCCGAAAGGAGTGAGAAACAGTACTATTTTAAGTGGGAATAATTTAGGGAGATTGGGGAATGTTGCCGCATTCCCGAGTGAAGCTACGGTAGCTGAGTTTGGGCTAAGCCAAGAGATCCAAGAAATGAAAATCCGTTTTCAGAATGATCCGGACTCGATGATTGATCATTTGCATTTGCTGGCCAAGGAAGCACTGGATGAAGATAATGTGGAACGGGCGTGGTTGATATTGTTGCAGGGAGGATTCAGTGAATAG
- a CDS encoding endonuclease/exonuclease/phosphatase family protein, whose protein sequence is MLRSILKTSVFLIAVTLGVNSLAIAQTHNFATFNIRYANQNDVGNLWEDRLPHVTGLIRFHRIELVGVQEALNKQLLDLSTELGYSFIGVGRDDGTEKGEYAAILYDPEKFKILDEGTFWLSPTPDKPSKGWDASLNRICTWGKFKDKDEKIFYVFNIHYDHIGQEAREESSKLVMTQVSKINTENAPALLMGDFNVTPQNGAYTTITENPEWQDARMISEIPAYGPAGSFTGFNWEKMPDGIIDHVFVKGDLKVIRHGILTDNYGKKYPSDHFPVLVEIEWK, encoded by the coding sequence ATGCTTAGAAGTATCCTAAAAACAAGTGTGTTTTTGATTGCCGTAACGCTAGGGGTAAATTCCCTTGCTATAGCACAAACACATAATTTTGCCACATTCAACATCCGATATGCCAATCAAAATGACGTTGGAAATCTATGGGAAGACCGACTACCGCATGTGACAGGGCTGATCCGATTTCACCGGATCGAATTAGTTGGGGTACAAGAAGCATTAAATAAGCAGCTTCTGGATTTAAGTACTGAACTCGGTTATTCATTTATCGGAGTTGGCCGTGATGACGGAACCGAAAAAGGTGAATATGCTGCAATTCTATACGATCCTGAGAAGTTTAAGATCCTTGACGAAGGGACTTTCTGGCTCTCTCCCACTCCCGACAAACCAAGTAAAGGCTGGGATGCTTCGCTGAACAGAATTTGTACATGGGGAAAATTCAAGGATAAGGATGAAAAAATATTCTATGTATTCAATATCCACTATGATCACATAGGTCAGGAAGCGCGTGAGGAAAGCAGCAAATTGGTGATGACTCAAGTATCAAAAATCAATACAGAAAATGCTCCTGCCCTTTTAATGGGAGATTTCAATGTTACCCCCCAGAACGGTGCATATACCACCATCACCGAGAATCCTGAATGGCAAGATGCCAGAATGATCTCTGAGATTCCTGCTTACGGGCCGGCAGGTTCATTCACAGGTTTCAACTGGGAGAAAATGCCTGATGGCATCATAGATCATGTCTTTGTTAAAGGAGATCTAAAAGTAATACGTCATGGTATACTTACAGACAACTACGGTAAGAAATACCCTTCGGATCATTTTCCGGTGCTGGTAGAAATTGAGTGGAAGTAA